One window from the genome of Glycine soja cultivar W05 chromosome 12, ASM419377v2, whole genome shotgun sequence encodes:
- the LOC114380387 gene encoding WD repeat-containing protein 44-like isoform X1, with the protein MTQEAVDHDHEEDDTESCFFQDSNDRLLSSSSCSTSTSDDDTPTPQNDTLTHHNDTNATKNIASLNALPQFPFPTMCKYDAWISEPSSLSERRSRLLRQFGLPAPPPSSAAIPRSASSHHCTDTFSTTAAATIPRSKSDNTADRGTKHCKSSVVPIHDNDDGFLVNNNNNNNNNNNNNNNNNNNNNNNSNNRGRGGSVCVSNNRICVSVYEDDDGGGGIGEGNVNVSNVVDETVQACTIRDLDNGKEFVVKEDGVWNEVKEVGTGRRLTVEEFEMTVGHSPIVQELMRRQNVEEGGNGEGVDGDGGGGGVGGGGGDEGDGGKVKRKGGWFKFMSLKSVVVGPKERRSGDERDTSSSEKAGGRRSSSATDDSQDGGGLVHGGERVRVRQYGKSFKEVTGLYSSPKIQAHEGSIWCIKFSLDGMYLASAGEDCMIHVWQVFESERKGELLVEKPEDGNLNIMFLVNGSPEPSSPGMDNNSEKKRRGRLSVSRKSLSLDQLVVPETVFALTEKPVCSFKGHLHDVLDLSWSKSQRLLSSSMDKTVRLWHLSSKSCLKIFSHSDYVTCIQFNPVDDRYFISGSLDAKVRIWSIPDRQVVDWTDLHEMVTAACYTPDGQGVLIGTYKGRCHLYYSSENKLQQKSQINLQNRKKRSNHKKITGFQFVPGSSSEVLITSSDSRIRLVDGVDLVHKFKGFRNANSQISACLTANGKYVVSASEDSHVYIWKNEADCRPNRSKGVAVTSTYEHFHCKDVSVAIPWPGMDDTWEMHDPYFAEEPELDDDGDEVFSANHPPTPVEENLCSEGSQFASGCNSSPLHGTIASATDSYFLDRISATWPEEKLLTTRDRSPQVSVDLSKGVNQNMSAWGMVIVTAGLQGEIKIFQNFGLPLGI; encoded by the exons ATGACCCAAGAAGCCGTGGACCACGACCACGAAGAAGACGACACCGAGTCTTGCTTTTTCCAGGACTCCAACGACCGTTTACTCTCCTCTTCTTCCTGCTCCACCTCCACCTCCGACGACGACACTCCCACTCCCCAAAACGACACCCTCACTCACCACAACGACACTAACGCCACCAAAAACATTGCCTCCCTCAATGCCCTCCCACAATTTCCTTTTCCAACTATGTGCAAGTACGACGCCTGGATCTCCGAACCCTCCTCCCTCTCCGAACGCCGCTCCCGCCTCCTCCGCCAGTTCGGCCTCCCCGCACCGCCGCCATCCTCCGCCGCAATCCCCCGATCAGCCTCCTCTCACCATTGCACCGACACTTTCTCCACCACCGCCGCCGCCACGATTCCCCGATCGAAATCCGACAACACCGCGGATCGCGGCACCAAGCATTGCAAGTCCTCGGTTGTTCCAATCCACGACAATGACGACGGTTTTctagtaaataataataataataataataataataataataataataataataataataataataataataataatagtaataatcgTGGTCGTGGTGGTTCTGTTTGTGTGAGTAATAATAGGATTTGTGTGAGTGTGTATGAGgatgatgatggtggtggcGGAATTGGGGAGGGTAATGTCAATGTCAGTAATGTGGTTGATGAAACTGTGCAAGCGTGTACGATTAGGGATTTGGATAATGGGAAGGAGTTTGTGGTGAAGGAGGATGGGGTGTGGAATGAGGTGAAGGAGGTGGGCACTGGGAGGCGTCTGACAGTGGAGGAGTTCGAGATGACGGTGGGGCATTCACCGATTGTTCAGGAGCTCATGAGGAGGCAGAATGTGGAGGAAGGTGGTAATGGGGAGGGTGTGgatggtgatggtggtggtggtggtgttggtggtggtggtggtgatgaggGGGATGGTGGCAAGGTGAAGAGGAAAGGGGGCTGGTTTAAGTTTATGAGTTTGAAGAGTGTTGTGGTGGGTCCGAAAGAGAGGCGGAGTGGGGATGAGAGGGATACGTCGTCGTCAGAGAAGGCGGGTGGCCGGAGGTCGAGTTCAGCCACAGATGATAGCCAGGATGGTGGTGGTTTGGTTCATGGGGGTGAGAGAGTGAGGGTTAGGCAGTATGGGAAGTCATTTAAGGAGGTTACAGGGCTTTATAGTAGCCCGAAGATTCAGGCTCATGAGGGATCCATTTGGTGCATTAAGTTTAGTTTGGATGGGATGTATCTTGCTAGTGCGGGTGAGGATTGCATGATCCATGTTTGGCAGGTTTTTGAGTCAGAGAGGAAGGGTGAGCTGTTGGTGGAGAAACCGGAAGATGGGAATTTGAACATCATGTTTCTTGTGAATGGGTCGCCAGAGCCTTCATCTCCTGGCATGGACAATAATtcggagaagaagagaaggggGAGGTTGTCAGTTAGCAGAAAATCGTTGAGCTTGGACCAGTTAGTGGTGCCGGAAACTGTGTTTGCACTCACTGAAAAACCTGTTTGCTCCTTTAAGGGCCATCTCCATGATGTGCTTGACCTTTCTTGGTCCAAGTCTCAG CGCTTGCTCTCATCTTCGATGGACAAAACAGTGCGACTGTGGCATTTGTCTAGCAAGTCTTGTCTGAAAATTTTTTCCCACAGTGACTATG TAACTTGCATCCAGTTTAATCCTGTTGATGATAGATACTTCATTAGTGGATCTTTGGATGCTAAGGTTCGTATATGGAGCATTCCTGATCGACAAGTTGTAGATTGGACTGATTTACATGAGATGGTCACTGCTGCTTGTTATACGCCTGATGGTCAG GGTGTGCTAATTGGTACATACAAGGGTCGCTGCCATTTATATTATTCATCTG AAAATAAGTTGCAGCAGAAAAGTCAGATAAATTTGCAGAACAGGAAAAAGAGATCGAACCACAAGAAAATTACTGGCTTCCAG TTTGTTCCTGGAAGTTCATCAGAAGTACTTATCACTTCTTCTGATTCTCGAATTCGACTTGTTGATGGTGTTGATTTGGTTCATAAGTTTAAAG GGTTTCGGAATGCAAATAGCCAAATTTCTGCCTGCCTCACAGCAAATGGTAAATATGTTGTCTCAGCAAGTGAGGATTCTCATGTATACATCTGGAAAAATGAAGCTGATTGCAGACCTAACAGGAGTAAAGGTGTGGCTGTGACAAGCACATATGAACATTTTCACTGTAAAGATGTGTCAGTGGCCATTCCTTGGCCAGGTATGGATGATACATGGGAGATGCATGATCCATATTTTGCAGAAGAACCTGAGCTTGATGATGATGGGGATGAGGTCTTTTCGGCCAATCATCCTCCTACTCCTGTAGAGGAAAATCTATGTTCTGAGGGTTCCCAATTTGCTTCAGGTTGCAATAGCAGTCCACTTCATGGAACCATTGCAAGTGCTACAGATAGTTATTTTCTTGATAGAATTTCTGCGACATGGCCTGAGGAAAAACTTCTAACTACAAGGGACCGAAGCCCTCAGGTAAGTGTGGATTTATCTAAAGGGGTGAATCAAAACATGTCAGCCTGGGGTATGGTGATTGTAACTGCCGGCCTTCAAGGGGAAATTAAGATTTTCCAAAATTTTGGATTGCCACTTGGTATATAA
- the LOC114380387 gene encoding WD repeat-containing protein 44-like isoform X3, whose product MTQEAVDHDHEEDDTESCFFQDSNDRLLSSSSCSTSTSDDDTPTPQNDTLTHHNDTNATKNIASLNALPQFPFPTMCKYDAWISEPSSLSERRSRLLRQFGLPAPPPSSAAIPRSASSHHCTDTFSTTAAATIPRSKSDNTADRGTKHCKSSVVPIHDNDDGFLVNNNNNNNNNNNNNNNNNNNNNNNSNNRGRGGSVCVSNNRICVSVYEDDDGGGGIGEGNVNVSNVVDETVQACTIRDLDNGKEFVVKEDGVWNEVKEVGTGRRLTVEEFEMTVGHSPIVQELMRRQNVEEGGNGEGVDGDGGGGGVGGGGGDEGDGGKVKRKGGWFKFMSLKSVVVGPKERRSGDERDTSSSEKAGGRRSSSATDDSQDGGGLVHGGERVRVRQYGKSFKEVTGLYSSPKIQAHEGSIWCIKFSLDGMYLASAGEDCMIHVWQVFESERKGELLVEKPEDGNLNIMFLVNGSPEPSSPGMDNNSEKKRRGRLSVSRKSLSLDQLVVPETVFALTEKPVCSFKGHLHDVLDLSWSKSQRLLSSSMDKTVRLWHLSSKSCLKIFSHSDYVTCIQFNPVDDRYFISGSLDAKVRIWSIPDRQVVDWTDLHEMVTAACYTPDGQGVLIGTYKGRCHLYYSSENKLQQKSQINLQNRKKRSNHKKITGFQFVPGSSSEVLITSSDSRIRLVDGVDLVHKFKGIKRRLTFGSTTVIR is encoded by the exons ATGACCCAAGAAGCCGTGGACCACGACCACGAAGAAGACGACACCGAGTCTTGCTTTTTCCAGGACTCCAACGACCGTTTACTCTCCTCTTCTTCCTGCTCCACCTCCACCTCCGACGACGACACTCCCACTCCCCAAAACGACACCCTCACTCACCACAACGACACTAACGCCACCAAAAACATTGCCTCCCTCAATGCCCTCCCACAATTTCCTTTTCCAACTATGTGCAAGTACGACGCCTGGATCTCCGAACCCTCCTCCCTCTCCGAACGCCGCTCCCGCCTCCTCCGCCAGTTCGGCCTCCCCGCACCGCCGCCATCCTCCGCCGCAATCCCCCGATCAGCCTCCTCTCACCATTGCACCGACACTTTCTCCACCACCGCCGCCGCCACGATTCCCCGATCGAAATCCGACAACACCGCGGATCGCGGCACCAAGCATTGCAAGTCCTCGGTTGTTCCAATCCACGACAATGACGACGGTTTTctagtaaataataataataataataataataataataataataataataataataataataataataataataatagtaataatcgTGGTCGTGGTGGTTCTGTTTGTGTGAGTAATAATAGGATTTGTGTGAGTGTGTATGAGgatgatgatggtggtggcGGAATTGGGGAGGGTAATGTCAATGTCAGTAATGTGGTTGATGAAACTGTGCAAGCGTGTACGATTAGGGATTTGGATAATGGGAAGGAGTTTGTGGTGAAGGAGGATGGGGTGTGGAATGAGGTGAAGGAGGTGGGCACTGGGAGGCGTCTGACAGTGGAGGAGTTCGAGATGACGGTGGGGCATTCACCGATTGTTCAGGAGCTCATGAGGAGGCAGAATGTGGAGGAAGGTGGTAATGGGGAGGGTGTGgatggtgatggtggtggtggtggtgttggtggtggtggtggtgatgaggGGGATGGTGGCAAGGTGAAGAGGAAAGGGGGCTGGTTTAAGTTTATGAGTTTGAAGAGTGTTGTGGTGGGTCCGAAAGAGAGGCGGAGTGGGGATGAGAGGGATACGTCGTCGTCAGAGAAGGCGGGTGGCCGGAGGTCGAGTTCAGCCACAGATGATAGCCAGGATGGTGGTGGTTTGGTTCATGGGGGTGAGAGAGTGAGGGTTAGGCAGTATGGGAAGTCATTTAAGGAGGTTACAGGGCTTTATAGTAGCCCGAAGATTCAGGCTCATGAGGGATCCATTTGGTGCATTAAGTTTAGTTTGGATGGGATGTATCTTGCTAGTGCGGGTGAGGATTGCATGATCCATGTTTGGCAGGTTTTTGAGTCAGAGAGGAAGGGTGAGCTGTTGGTGGAGAAACCGGAAGATGGGAATTTGAACATCATGTTTCTTGTGAATGGGTCGCCAGAGCCTTCATCTCCTGGCATGGACAATAATtcggagaagaagagaaggggGAGGTTGTCAGTTAGCAGAAAATCGTTGAGCTTGGACCAGTTAGTGGTGCCGGAAACTGTGTTTGCACTCACTGAAAAACCTGTTTGCTCCTTTAAGGGCCATCTCCATGATGTGCTTGACCTTTCTTGGTCCAAGTCTCAG CGCTTGCTCTCATCTTCGATGGACAAAACAGTGCGACTGTGGCATTTGTCTAGCAAGTCTTGTCTGAAAATTTTTTCCCACAGTGACTATG TAACTTGCATCCAGTTTAATCCTGTTGATGATAGATACTTCATTAGTGGATCTTTGGATGCTAAGGTTCGTATATGGAGCATTCCTGATCGACAAGTTGTAGATTGGACTGATTTACATGAGATGGTCACTGCTGCTTGTTATACGCCTGATGGTCAG GGTGTGCTAATTGGTACATACAAGGGTCGCTGCCATTTATATTATTCATCTG AAAATAAGTTGCAGCAGAAAAGTCAGATAAATTTGCAGAACAGGAAAAAGAGATCGAACCACAAGAAAATTACTGGCTTCCAG TTTGTTCCTGGAAGTTCATCAGAAGTACTTATCACTTCTTCTGATTCTCGAATTCGACTTGTTGATGGTGTTGATTTGGTTCATAAGTTTAAAG GTATAAAACGGAGACTAACATTCGGGTCCACGACAGTGATCAGGTAA
- the LOC114380387 gene encoding WD repeat-containing protein 44-like isoform X2 → MTQEAVDHDHEEDDTESCFFQDSNDRLLSSSSCSTSTSDDDTPTPQNDTLTHHNDTNATKNIASLNALPQFPFPTMCKYDAWISEPSSLSERRSRLLRQFGLPAPPPSSAAIPRSASSHHCTDTFSTTAAATIPRSKSDNTADRGTKHCKSSVVPIHDNDDGFLVNNNNNNNNNNNNNNNNNNNNNNNSNNRGRGGSVCVSNNRICVSVYEDDDGGGGIGEGNVNVSNVVDETVQACTIRDLDNGKEFVVKEDGVWNEVKEVGTGRRLTVEEFEMTVGHSPIVQELMRRQNVEEGGNGEGVDGDGGGGGVGGGGGDEGDGGKVKRKGGWFKFMSLKSVVVGPKERRSGDERDTSSSEKAGGRRSSSATDDSQDGGGLVHGGERVRVRQYGKSFKEVTGLYSSPKIQAHEGSIWCIKFSLDGMYLASAGEDCMIHVWQVFESERKGELLVEKPEDGNLNIMFLVNGSPEPSSPGMDNNSEKKRRGRLSVSRKSLSLDQLVVPETVFALTEKPVCSFKGHLHDVLDLSWSKSQRLLSSSMDKTVRLWHLSSKSCLKIFSHSDYVTCIQFNPVDDRYFISGSLDAKVRIWSIPDRQVVDWTDLHEMVTAACYTPDGQGVLIGTYKGRCHLYYSSENKLQQKSQINLQNRKKRSNHKKITGFQFVPGSSSEVLITSSDSRIRLVDGVDLVHKFKGIKRRLTFGSTTVIRWFLPVRTYCNGLILLCMVLVLWL, encoded by the exons ATGACCCAAGAAGCCGTGGACCACGACCACGAAGAAGACGACACCGAGTCTTGCTTTTTCCAGGACTCCAACGACCGTTTACTCTCCTCTTCTTCCTGCTCCACCTCCACCTCCGACGACGACACTCCCACTCCCCAAAACGACACCCTCACTCACCACAACGACACTAACGCCACCAAAAACATTGCCTCCCTCAATGCCCTCCCACAATTTCCTTTTCCAACTATGTGCAAGTACGACGCCTGGATCTCCGAACCCTCCTCCCTCTCCGAACGCCGCTCCCGCCTCCTCCGCCAGTTCGGCCTCCCCGCACCGCCGCCATCCTCCGCCGCAATCCCCCGATCAGCCTCCTCTCACCATTGCACCGACACTTTCTCCACCACCGCCGCCGCCACGATTCCCCGATCGAAATCCGACAACACCGCGGATCGCGGCACCAAGCATTGCAAGTCCTCGGTTGTTCCAATCCACGACAATGACGACGGTTTTctagtaaataataataataataataataataataataataataataataataataataataataataataataatagtaataatcgTGGTCGTGGTGGTTCTGTTTGTGTGAGTAATAATAGGATTTGTGTGAGTGTGTATGAGgatgatgatggtggtggcGGAATTGGGGAGGGTAATGTCAATGTCAGTAATGTGGTTGATGAAACTGTGCAAGCGTGTACGATTAGGGATTTGGATAATGGGAAGGAGTTTGTGGTGAAGGAGGATGGGGTGTGGAATGAGGTGAAGGAGGTGGGCACTGGGAGGCGTCTGACAGTGGAGGAGTTCGAGATGACGGTGGGGCATTCACCGATTGTTCAGGAGCTCATGAGGAGGCAGAATGTGGAGGAAGGTGGTAATGGGGAGGGTGTGgatggtgatggtggtggtggtggtgttggtggtggtggtggtgatgaggGGGATGGTGGCAAGGTGAAGAGGAAAGGGGGCTGGTTTAAGTTTATGAGTTTGAAGAGTGTTGTGGTGGGTCCGAAAGAGAGGCGGAGTGGGGATGAGAGGGATACGTCGTCGTCAGAGAAGGCGGGTGGCCGGAGGTCGAGTTCAGCCACAGATGATAGCCAGGATGGTGGTGGTTTGGTTCATGGGGGTGAGAGAGTGAGGGTTAGGCAGTATGGGAAGTCATTTAAGGAGGTTACAGGGCTTTATAGTAGCCCGAAGATTCAGGCTCATGAGGGATCCATTTGGTGCATTAAGTTTAGTTTGGATGGGATGTATCTTGCTAGTGCGGGTGAGGATTGCATGATCCATGTTTGGCAGGTTTTTGAGTCAGAGAGGAAGGGTGAGCTGTTGGTGGAGAAACCGGAAGATGGGAATTTGAACATCATGTTTCTTGTGAATGGGTCGCCAGAGCCTTCATCTCCTGGCATGGACAATAATtcggagaagaagagaaggggGAGGTTGTCAGTTAGCAGAAAATCGTTGAGCTTGGACCAGTTAGTGGTGCCGGAAACTGTGTTTGCACTCACTGAAAAACCTGTTTGCTCCTTTAAGGGCCATCTCCATGATGTGCTTGACCTTTCTTGGTCCAAGTCTCAG CGCTTGCTCTCATCTTCGATGGACAAAACAGTGCGACTGTGGCATTTGTCTAGCAAGTCTTGTCTGAAAATTTTTTCCCACAGTGACTATG TAACTTGCATCCAGTTTAATCCTGTTGATGATAGATACTTCATTAGTGGATCTTTGGATGCTAAGGTTCGTATATGGAGCATTCCTGATCGACAAGTTGTAGATTGGACTGATTTACATGAGATGGTCACTGCTGCTTGTTATACGCCTGATGGTCAG GGTGTGCTAATTGGTACATACAAGGGTCGCTGCCATTTATATTATTCATCTG AAAATAAGTTGCAGCAGAAAAGTCAGATAAATTTGCAGAACAGGAAAAAGAGATCGAACCACAAGAAAATTACTGGCTTCCAG TTTGTTCCTGGAAGTTCATCAGAAGTACTTATCACTTCTTCTGATTCTCGAATTCGACTTGTTGATGGTGTTGATTTGGTTCATAAGTTTAAAG GTATAAAACGGAGACTAACATTCGGGTCCACGACAGTGATCAG GTGGTTCCTACCCGTGAGAACGTATTGCAATGGGCTCATACTGTTGTGTATGGTATTGGTTTTATGGCTGTGA